A region of the Romboutsia hominis genome:
TCTTTTAATCTTTTTAGGGAGGCTCTTTTTATATTTCATTTTAACTACCTATATTATGAGTAAGTTATGTATATTGATTATATTAATAGATATATTGAATTAAAAAGCAGAAATTAGGCAGATACAAAAATATATTGTAAATAATATAAAATATATATTAAAGTACTCAAATTAAGAGTATTTTATTAAAAAATAAGTCTTAAATTATCAATTTTGTGTTATAATGTAAGGTACTAAATAAATATATTAAATATAAAATACGGAAATAAGAATATTTATTATATATATTTTATAATATAGACTTATAAGATATATCAGGAGGCATATATTATGAATAATAAAGAATTATTAAAAATAGCAGAAGAAGCGAGAAAACATTCTTATTCTCCATATTCAAAGTTTAGAGTTGGAGCAGCTCTTTTAACTAAAGATGGAAAAGTATTCACAGGATGTAATGTAGAGTGTGCATCTTTTGGAGCTACTAACTGTGCTGAGAGAACAGCAATATTTAAAGCTATATCAGAAGGACATAGAGATATAGAAGCAATAGCAGTAGCTAGTGATAACTCTGAAAAAAATGAATCAACATACCCATGTGCAATATGCAGACAGGTTATAATAGAATTTGGGTTAGATATAAGAATAATAACAGGTTATTCTGAAGGAACTATAAAGGAAACAACTATAAAAGAGTTAGTTCCTCACTATTTCTCAGGAATAGACTTTGTAGATAATCATAAATAAAACAAAAGAAAAGACAGGAGACATTTATATGTTTAAATCAGGATTTGTTAGTATAGTAGGGAGACCAAATGTTGGTAAGTCTACTTTAATGAATAATGTGGTTGGAGAAAAAATAGCTATAATGAGTGATAAACCTCAAACTACAAGAAATACAATACAAGCAGTATATACGGATGAAGAAGCTCAAATAGTTTTCTTAGATACGCCAGGTATACATAAACCTAAAAATAAATTAGGAGAATTCATGGTTAAATCAGCAACTGATGCATTTAAAAATGTTGATTTAGTATTATTTGTTGTGGATGATTCTAAAAAGATAGGACCTGGAGACAGAAAAATAATAGAAGAATTAAGAAATGTAAAGAGACCAGTTATATTAGTATTAAACAAAATAGATCAATTACAAGAAGATGAACTATTTGAATTAATGGAAATGTATCACAAAGAAAATGTGTTTAAAGGAATAGTGCCAATATCAGCACTTAAGGGAAGAAACATAAAAGAGCTTATAAAAGTAATAAAAACTTACTTAGAAGAAGGACCAAAGTACTTCCCAGACTACATGATAACTGATCAACCAGAAAGAGTGTTAGTAGCTGAACTTATAAGAGAAAAAGTATTACACTATGTTCATGATGAAGTTCCTCATGGAGTTGCAGTTGAAATAGAAAAAATGAAATCAAGAAAAGATAAAGAAATTGTTGATATATCAGCTGTTATCTATTGTGAAAGAGAATCTCATAAGGGTATAATAATAGGTAAGAATGGAAGAAAATTAAAAGGTATAGGGAAATCAGCAAGAGAAGATATGGAACTATTATTAGGTTCTAAGGCAAATCTTCAATTATGGGTAAAGGTAAAAGAAAACTGGAGAAACTTACAAAATTATGTGAGTAACTTTGGATATACTGATAAATAATAAAGGTGGATTATATGGATAGGAAACAGGATGCTTCCCAGGATTTGTTGGGCGAAGTCAAGAGTTTAATTGAAAATAATAAAATACTAGAATTAAGAGAATTATTAGAAGAATATCATACAATTGATATCTTTGATATTATGGAACATTTAGAGGAAGATATGAAAATAAAATTATTTGAAGTACTTCCCCTTGATGTAGCAGCATCTATATTAGAAGAAAGTGATGCTCAGTTTTTCAGTAGTACTTTATCTAAGATAGATATTGATCATAGAAAAAATATCTTAGAATTAATGTCTTTGGATGATATGGCAGATATTTTAAGTCAGCTTGAAGAAGGCGAGATAGAAAATATAATGGAACTTCTAAGTAAAGAAGATGCAGATGATATAAAAGAACTTTTAATATATGAAGAAGAGTCTACAGGTGGTATAATGACCACTGGATACATAGAAGTAAATAAAGACATGACTGCTAAAGAAGCAATTGAACATATGAGAAGTCATGCTGAGGAAGCAGAAACAATATATTATATATATGTAGTTGATAATGCTGAAAAGCTAGTGGGAGTACTATCTCTAAGAGAGTTAATAACAGCTAGAGATTCTAGCATTATAGAAGATCTAATGAGTGAAAACATAATATCTGTATATGTAGATGAAGATAGAGAAGAGGCTGTAAGATTAGTATCTAAGTATAATCTAATAGCAATACCAGTAATAGATAGACAAAAAAGACTTAAAGGAATAATAACAGTAGATGATATAATAGATGTTATGGAAGAAGAAGCAAGTGAAGATATGTACAAATTTGCAGGTACTTCGGAACAAGAAAGAGACTTTGTAGAAAAAGTTAATCCAACATCAAAAGAACAAATAATATCATCAGTTAGAGCGAGAATTCCATGGCTTATAATAACTTTACTTGGTGGATTATTATCTATGGTAATATTTTCTAATTTAGATTTTATAATGAACCCAACTTATGCATCTTTAGTATTTTTTATACCTGTTGTTATAGGTATGGGAGGAAACATTGGAACACAGTCATCAGCACTTGCTGTTATGGTTCTTTCGAATAAAGATTTAGAATTTAAAAATGTTATAAGAGAAGGTATGGTAGGTCTTATAACAGGAATAATATGTAGTATATTAATAGGAATAGTAATATTTATATTTATGAGGGACATAGATATAGTGTTAGTAGTATCCTTATCTCTATTTATAAACATGATAGTTGGAGCTATGATAGGTGCATTTATGCCATTTTTATTTAAAAAAATGGATGTTGATCCATCAATAATATCAGCACCAATAATAGCAACACTTCTTGATATAGTAGGAATTGCTATATATTTAATGATAACAACTTTGCTTTTGGCAAAAATTGTTTAATAAGTTAATGTATGATTTACCCTCTTCTTACTTAAAATATAAATATAACTGTAAGAAGGGGGTTTTTTAAAAATGAACAATTTATGTTGGGAAATTTTTAAAAAGACAGGCAATATAGAAGCCTATTTATATTTAAAAGATTATAAAACACTAAATGAAGAAGTAGAAACTATGAGGGAGATAGAAACAGACTATGATAGTATTGAACACCCAGGGGATAGTACTTAAGGCAGTAAGATATGAAGAAAACGATGTTATATTAACTCTATTTACAAGAAAGCTTGGAAAAGTATCAGCATTAGCAAAAGGAGCTAAAAAAAACAAGAGCGCTCTACTTTCATCTTCGCAGCTTTTTGCTTATTGTAATTATACATTAAGAAAACAAGGAAGTATGTATAGGGTAAGTCAAAGTGATATTATAAAAAGTTTTTATGATATATCCTACGATATAGATGCATTTTCTTATGCTACCTATATAACTAAGTTAGTAGAAAACTCAACCTTAGAAAATCAAACTAACAATAGGTTATTTATACTACTTGCACAAACTTTATATCTATATACTCAAGTTGATGTAGACAAGAAATTTGTAACACATGTATTTGAATTAAAATTTTTAGATTATATAGGTCTTAGACCAATAATAAACAGGTGCTCAGTATGTGGTACTAGAGACTTAAAATCACCAGCATTTAATGTATACGAAGGTGGAGCATTATGTAGTAGTTGTAGTGAAAATGTACAAGACAACATAAGTATAGATGTAACAACGTTAAAATTAATGGAATATATATTATCAAACGATATATTAAGATGTTCCAAAGCAAAAGTATCTAAATATATCATATATGAACTAGAAAAAATACTAAAACAATACTTAGCGGTACATGTAGATAATATAAATCAAAAATCTTTATACATGTTAAGAGAAATGAAAAAATCTTCAAAAGAAGATTTGAATGAGTAAGTTTAGAATAATTATAAGGGAGTGGATAATGGTGAATGAAAATATTACAATAGAAAAACTAGATGCTGTTATACAAAGAGTACCAGGTGCTACGTATGAACAAACTAAAAGTGCATTAACAAAAACTAATGGAGATGTTATAGAAGCGATAATATCTCTAGAAGGACAGATAGGCTTTAGCGGTAAAAGTAAAAAGGTTAAAAAGAATGTAGAACAAGTATTTTCAAAAGATAGTGAAGATATGAAAGAACTTAAAAATAAAGTAAAAGATTTACTTCAAAAAAGTAGCGTCATAAGAGTTATAGTAGAAAAAAATGGTAAAAATATAATGAATATACCTCTTACAGTAGGAGTAGTAGGTTTAGCACTTGGTCCATTGGTAACATTAGTTGGACTTTCAGCTGCAGTTATAGGAAAATATAACATAATGATTCAAAATGAACAAGATGGTTCAATAGTTGATTTAGGGGAATTAAATGAAGAAAAGTTAAGTATGTTAAAGCAAATGCTAAGTAATACTGCTAAAGGGATAAAAGATACTGTAGTGGAAAGCAAAAAAGACGATAAAGACATAACAGATGAGCTTATAAATGAATATGACAATTCAAATTTAGATAACAACAAATAGAGATAAAATTATGATTTTTCAATAAGATTGACAAAAATTCAAGTATTTGTTATTCTAAAAGTTGAAATATACTAAAGGCCTTTCGTTAATTCGAAAGGCTTTGTTAAGCATATAGGAATTTATATTTTAAAACTTATAATAAAACTTAAACTAAAAATTATAGTTTTAACAATATACATAAAATTAAAAATTTATAGGAGGTATTCATATGAATTTCCAAAATATGATACTTACATTGCAAAACTATTGGGCAAAGCAAGGATGTATCATGATGCAGCCTTATGATGTTGAAAAAGGTGCAGGTACAATGAACCCTAATACTCTTTTAAGATCATTAGGACCAGAGCCTTGGAAGGTTTGCTATGTAGAGCCATCAAGAAGACCTGCGGATGGTAGATATGGGGAAAATCCAAATAGACTTTACCAACATCATCAATTCCAGGTTATATTAAAACCATCACCAGATAACATACAAGAATTATATTTAAATAGTTTAAAAGAAATAGGTATAGATCCAAATGAACATGATATAAGATTTGTTGAAGATAACTGGGAATCAACTACAGTTGGAGCTTGGGGACTTGGATGGGAAGTTTGGTTAGACGGTATGGAAATAACTCAGTTTACTTACTTCCAACAAGTTGGAGGTATAGAGTGTGAGCTTGAAACCGGAGAAATAACATATGGACTAGAAAGACTTGCTATGTATATACAAGAAGTAGATAGTGTTTATGACCTAATGTGGAATGATGAGTTAACTTACGGAGATGTATTTAGACAAGCTGAATATGAGAACTCTGTATATGCATTTGAAGAATGTGATGCAGATATGTTATTTAATTTATTTGATACATATGAAAAAGAAGCTACTAGACTTATAGAAAGAGGACTTGTAATACCAGCATACGATTATGTGTTAAAATGTTCTCATACCTTTAACACTTTAGATGCTAGAGGAGCTGTTGGAGTAAGTCAAAGAGCATCATTTATAGGAAGAGTTAGAACAATGGCTAGAAATGTTTCTTCAGCTTACGTTAAGCAAAGAGAAGAAATGGGATACCCACTTATAAAGGAGGGAAAATAATATGAATAACTATCTTTTATTTGAAGTTGGAGTTGAAGAATTACCATCAAGATTTGTAAGTTCTACATTAGACCAAATCAAAGGTAACTTAACAAAATTATTTAACGAAAATAGAATAAAATTTGATGATATAAAAGCTTATGGAACACCTAGAAGATTAGCGTTTATAGTTGAAGGTATAAGTGATAAGCAAACTGATTTAGAAGAAGAAATAAAAGGTCCATCTAAAAAAATAGCAATAGATGCTGATGGAAATTTCACAAAGCCAGCACTTGGATTTATGAAAAGTAAAGGTTTAAAAGAAGAAGACGTAATATTTAAAACTGTTGGAAAAGATGAATATATATTTGGAACAATAAGACAAGCTGGTTGTGAGACAAGTGAAGTATTAAAAACTATATTACCACAAGCAGTTAAGATGGTAGTATTCCCTAAGGCTATGCGTTGGGGTGGAAAAAACATGAGATTTGCGAGACCTATAAGATGGATGGTTACATTACTAAATGATAAGGTACTAGAAATAGACTTAGAAGGTATAATATCTTCAAATGTAACTAAAGGACATAGATTCTTAGGACAAAGTGAATTTGAAGTTAACTCTTTAGAAGATTATCTAACTAAATTAGAAGAAAACTTCGTAATATTAGATCAAGATAAGAGAAAAGCTATAATAAAGGAACAATGTATAAATGTTGCTAACACTTTAGGTGGAGAAATTGAATTTGACGAAGATTTACTAGAAGAAGTAACTCATTTAGTTGAATATCCAACAGCTTTTTATGGAGAGTTTGACAAAGAATACGCTAAACTTCCTAAAGAAGTTGTAACAACTCCAATGCAGCAACATCAAAGATATTTCCCAGTATTAAAGGATGGGAAATTATTACCAAACTTTATAGCTGTAAGAAACGGTAATGACTATAAAATAGAGAATGTTAAAAAAGGTAACGAAAAAGTTTTAGAAGCAAGACTTGCAGATGCATTATTCTTCTACAAAGAAGACACTAAAAAAGACTTAGAAAGTTACATAGAAAAATTAAAGAGTGTTGTATTCCAAGCTAAGCTTGGTACAGTTTATGACAAATCTTTAAGAATAGAAAAATTAAGTGTTAAGATACTTGATTTATTAGGCTTAAGTCAAGATGAAGCTGATACTAAAAGAGCAGCTAAATTATGTAAAGCTGACTTAGTAACAGGAATGGTATTTGAATTTACTGAACTTCAAGGGATAATGGGAAGAGAGTATGCAAAAGTTGGTGGAGAAAATGAAGCTGTTAGTGAAGCAATATTTGAACATTATTTACCAAGATTTGCAGGAGATATACTTCCACAAACTAATGCTGGTATAGCTTTATCTATAGCTGATAAATTAGATTCTATAGCAGGATTTTTTGCAATAGGAATACATCCAACAGGATCTCAAGATCCATATGCACTTAGACGTCAAGCATTAGGTGTTATAAATATACTAATGGATAGAAAGTTAGATATAAGTCTAAAATCATTAGTTGATATATCTTTAGAAAATTATACAAACTTAGAATTTGACAAGCAAACTGTAGCTAATGAAATGATGGAATTCTTCAATGAAAGAATCAAGAACTTATTTAGAGAACTAGGAATAAGATATGATGTTATAGATGCAGTATTAAGTGCAAACATAGACAATGTAAGTGATATGTATATAAGAGCAGAAGAACTTAATAATTGGCTACAAAAAGATGAGTTAGTTGAAATGCTAACAGCATTTAATAGAGTTTCTACATTAGCTCAAAAAGCTACTTCTAGCGAAGTGAAGGAAGAGTTATTAGTAGAAGATGCTGAAAAGGCTTTATACAATGAATTTAAAAATGTTAAAGAAAGCGTAAAATCTTTATTAAATGAAAAGAGATATAGTGAGTCATTAGATGCATTTGCATCACTAAGACCATCAATAGATAATATGTTTGATTCTGTTATGGTAATGGATAAGGATGAAGCTATAAAGAACAATAGACTAGGACTTTTAAAACAAATATATGATACAATGTTAAGTATATGTGATTTATCAAAAATAGTTTATAAATAATATATCGGGGGCTAAGAGGACACTTTTAGTCCCTATATTATTTTAAATAACATTTTCCTAAAAAGATTCAAAATAATTTATTTGGAAAAAATACAAATAATAAATATTAAAATAATTAAAAAAATATCAATAATATATATTAAAACTATTTAATATATACAATGTTATATTATAATAGATTTAGTATAAACAATTTAGCTACATTATTTAGTATATAAACCATTAATATATACAAAAGAATAAATAGTATATAATAAATATATAAAAAGTATGCGAATTGTATAACAAAAAGATTTACAATTACATATATATGGGTATATAATATACTATATAAAGAAAAAGTAATATAAAGTATAGCACATAAGGAAGAGGGTGACTATTATTCAACTTAATGATAGACAATTAAAGATAATTGATATAGTAAAAGAGAATGAGCCTATAACAAGTGAAGCCATTGCTGCTCATTTAAACGTAACTCGTGCTACACTAAGATCTGACTTAGCCATATTAACTATGACAGGAATATTAGATGCAAGACCTAAAGTTGGATATTTTTACTCTGGAGTTAGCGAATTAAATTTAATAGGCAATAACATAAAAGACAAAAAAGTAAGAGACATCATGAGTCTACCTGTATTAGTAAAAAAAGATATGAGTATATATGAAGTTATAGTCAATATGTTCTTATCAGATGTAGGAAGTATATTCATAATAGATAATGACGACATACTATGTGGAGTGGTTTCTAGAAAAGATCTACTTAAAGCTACTATAGGTGCTAGTGATATAAATCATATGCCAATAGGCATGATAATGACTAGGATGCCCAACATAGTTACTATAAATCAAGATGAGGATATAGTATTGGCAGCTAAAAAGATAATAGAACACGAAGTTGATTCTATTCCTGTTGTTGAACGTGATGAAAATAACAAAAACAACTTAAGGGTAGTAGGAAGGATATCTAAGACTAATATAACAAAATTTTTCCTAGAATTAGCTGACAATTAAGGAGGAATAAATGAAAAATTTAATTATATATGTTATATCAGACTCAGTAGGTGAGACTGCGCAACAAGTAACAAAAGCTGCTATTTCTCAATTTAAAATTAGTGAAGAGTGTGAAATAAGAAGATTCCCATATGTTATGGATGAAAACTTTTTATTAGAAATTTTAGAAGGTGGAAAAAGTGAAGATGCTATAATAGTATATACATTAGTAGACGAAAATCTTTTAAATGTTACTAAAAAATTCTGTGAAAAAGAAAATTTAAGTAATATAGACCTAATGACACCAATTTTAAAAGAAATAGCAAATAAAACTCAAATGAAACCTAAAAGAGAGCCTGGTATAATCAGAAAGTTAGATGAAAGCTATTTCAAAAGAGTAGAAGCTATAGAGTTTGCAGTAAAGTATGATGATGGTAAAGACCCAAGAGGTATACTTAAATCAGATATAGTTTTAGTAGGGATATCTAGAACTTCTAAAACACCACTTAGTATGTATCTAGCAAACAAAAACATAAAAGTAGCAAATGTACCTTTAGTTCCAGAAATACCTATACCTAAAGAGGTATTTGAAATAGATAATAAAAAAATAATAGGACTTACTAATACTCCAGAGAAGTTAAATCAAATAAGAGCAGAAAGACTTAAAGCATTAGGACTATCAAGTAATGCAAACTATGCTAACTTAGATAGAATACTACAAGAATTAGACTACTCAGAACAAGTCATGAAAAAAATAGGATGTCCAGTAATAGATGTTTCAAGTAAAGCAATAGAAGAAACAGCTGGAATAATTCTTGATATTATCAAAGAAAATGGATTAAACATATACAAAGATAGTGATAGATAGTTAAATTTAAAGAGAAAAACCTTAAAAACATCTTAGTTAATTTAATACAAGTTATTTATAGTAAATAAAACCTTATATTAAACTAACTAAGATGCATAAAGGCTAATTATATTAAACTAACCAAAATACAAAATGATGGGGGTTAAATAATGGAAGCTAAATATGTTTATAGTTTTGAAGAAGGTAACAAAGACATGAGATATGTTTTAGGTGGTAAAGGTGCTAACTTAGCAGAAATGACAAATATAGGTCTACCAGTACCACAAGGTTTTACAATAAGCACAGATGCTTGTAATGATTATTACAAAAATAATGAGACTATAAGTGATAATATAATAAATGAAATAGAAGAAAAGCTTAAAGAATTACAAGAAAAGCAAGGAAAAACATTAGGAGGCGAAATTAATCCTCTATTATTATCAGTTCGTTCTGGTGCAGTATTTTCAATGCCAGGAATGATGGATACAATACTTAATCTAGGTTTAAATGATACAAGTGTAGTAGCTTTAGCAAATTCTACTCAAAATGAAAGATTTGCATATGATAGTTACAGAAGATTTATACAAATGTTTTCTGATGTAGCTATGGGAATACCAAAATATAAATTTGAAAATGCCCTAGATAAAATAAAAGAAGCTAAAGGATACACTTTAGACACAGAACTTAATGTAGAAGATTTAAAAGAATTAGTAAAAAAATATAAAGAAATATATACAAAAGAAATAAAAAGTCAATTCCCACAAGATCCAAAAGAACAACTAATGTTAGCTATAAAAGCAGTATTCAAATCATGGAATAATCCACGTGCAATAGTATATCGTAAATTAAATGATATCCCAAGTGATTTAGGAACAGCAGTAAATATACAATCAATGGTATTTGGAAACATGGGAGAAACTAGTGGAACTGGAGTAGCATTTACTAGAAATCCTTCAACTGGTGAAAATAAAATATTTGGAGAATTTTTAATGAATGCACAAGGTGAAGACGTTGTTGCAGGTATAAGAACACCAAAGGACATATCTTCACTAAAAGAAGTGATGCCAAAGGCTTATGATGAATTTATGAAAATTACTTCTATACTTGAAAATCACTACAAGGATATGCAAGATATAGAATTTACTATAGAAAATGAAAAATTATATATATTACAAACTAGAAATGGAAAAAGAACAGCTGGTGCATCTATAAATATAGCTGTAGACCTAGTAGGAGAAGGTATAATA
Encoded here:
- the cdd gene encoding cytidine deaminase produces the protein MNNKELLKIAEEARKHSYSPYSKFRVGAALLTKDGKVFTGCNVECASFGATNCAERTAIFKAISEGHRDIEAIAVASDNSEKNESTYPCAICRQVIIEFGLDIRIITGYSEGTIKETTIKELVPHYFSGIDFVDNHK
- the era gene encoding GTPase Era, with the translated sequence MFKSGFVSIVGRPNVGKSTLMNNVVGEKIAIMSDKPQTTRNTIQAVYTDEEAQIVFLDTPGIHKPKNKLGEFMVKSATDAFKNVDLVLFVVDDSKKIGPGDRKIIEELRNVKRPVILVLNKIDQLQEDELFELMEMYHKENVFKGIVPISALKGRNIKELIKVIKTYLEEGPKYFPDYMITDQPERVLVAELIREKVLHYVHDEVPHGVAVEIEKMKSRKDKEIVDISAVIYCERESHKGIIIGKNGRKLKGIGKSAREDMELLLGSKANLQLWVKVKENWRNLQNYVSNFGYTDK
- the mgtE gene encoding magnesium transporter — its product is MDRKQDASQDLLGEVKSLIENNKILELRELLEEYHTIDIFDIMEHLEEDMKIKLFEVLPLDVAASILEESDAQFFSSTLSKIDIDHRKNILELMSLDDMADILSQLEEGEIENIMELLSKEDADDIKELLIYEEESTGGIMTTGYIEVNKDMTAKEAIEHMRSHAEEAETIYYIYVVDNAEKLVGVLSLRELITARDSSIIEDLMSENIISVYVDEDREEAVRLVSKYNLIAIPVIDRQKRLKGIITVDDIIDVMEEEASEDMYKFAGTSEQERDFVEKVNPTSKEQIISSVRARIPWLIITLLGGLLSMVIFSNLDFIMNPTYASLVFFIPVVIGMGGNIGTQSSALAVMVLSNKDLEFKNVIREGMVGLITGIICSILIGIVIFIFMRDIDIVLVVSLSLFINMIVGAMIGAFMPFLFKKMDVDPSIISAPIIATLLDIVGIAIYLMITTLLLAKIV
- a CDS encoding YqzL family protein, translating into MNNLCWEIFKKTGNIEAYLYLKDYKTLNEEVETMREIETDYDSIEHPGDST
- the recO gene encoding DNA repair protein RecO gives rise to the protein MIVLNTQGIVLKAVRYEENDVILTLFTRKLGKVSALAKGAKKNKSALLSSSQLFAYCNYTLRKQGSMYRVSQSDIIKSFYDISYDIDAFSYATYITKLVENSTLENQTNNRLFILLAQTLYLYTQVDVDKKFVTHVFELKFLDYIGLRPIINRCSVCGTRDLKSPAFNVYEGGALCSSCSENVQDNISIDVTTLKLMEYILSNDILRCSKAKVSKYIIYELEKILKQYLAVHVDNINQKSLYMLREMKKSSKEDLNE
- a CDS encoding DUF4342 domain-containing protein — translated: MSKFRIIIREWIMVNENITIEKLDAVIQRVPGATYEQTKSALTKTNGDVIEAIISLEGQIGFSGKSKKVKKNVEQVFSKDSEDMKELKNKVKDLLQKSSVIRVIVEKNGKNIMNIPLTVGVVGLALGPLVTLVGLSAAVIGKYNIMIQNEQDGSIVDLGELNEEKLSMLKQMLSNTAKGIKDTVVESKKDDKDITDELINEYDNSNLDNNK
- the glyQ gene encoding glycine--tRNA ligase subunit alpha, coding for MNFQNMILTLQNYWAKQGCIMMQPYDVEKGAGTMNPNTLLRSLGPEPWKVCYVEPSRRPADGRYGENPNRLYQHHQFQVILKPSPDNIQELYLNSLKEIGIDPNEHDIRFVEDNWESTTVGAWGLGWEVWLDGMEITQFTYFQQVGGIECELETGEITYGLERLAMYIQEVDSVYDLMWNDELTYGDVFRQAEYENSVYAFEECDADMLFNLFDTYEKEATRLIERGLVIPAYDYVLKCSHTFNTLDARGAVGVSQRASFIGRVRTMARNVSSAYVKQREEMGYPLIKEGK
- the glyS gene encoding glycine--tRNA ligase subunit beta, yielding MNNYLLFEVGVEELPSRFVSSTLDQIKGNLTKLFNENRIKFDDIKAYGTPRRLAFIVEGISDKQTDLEEEIKGPSKKIAIDADGNFTKPALGFMKSKGLKEEDVIFKTVGKDEYIFGTIRQAGCETSEVLKTILPQAVKMVVFPKAMRWGGKNMRFARPIRWMVTLLNDKVLEIDLEGIISSNVTKGHRFLGQSEFEVNSLEDYLTKLEENFVILDQDKRKAIIKEQCINVANTLGGEIEFDEDLLEEVTHLVEYPTAFYGEFDKEYAKLPKEVVTTPMQQHQRYFPVLKDGKLLPNFIAVRNGNDYKIENVKKGNEKVLEARLADALFFYKEDTKKDLESYIEKLKSVVFQAKLGTVYDKSLRIEKLSVKILDLLGLSQDEADTKRAAKLCKADLVTGMVFEFTELQGIMGREYAKVGGENEAVSEAIFEHYLPRFAGDILPQTNAGIALSIADKLDSIAGFFAIGIHPTGSQDPYALRRQALGVINILMDRKLDISLKSLVDISLENYTNLEFDKQTVANEMMEFFNERIKNLFRELGIRYDVIDAVLSANIDNVSDMYIRAEELNNWLQKDELVEMLTAFNRVSTLAQKATSSEVKEELLVEDAEKALYNEFKNVKESVKSLLNEKRYSESLDAFASLRPSIDNMFDSVMVMDKDEAIKNNRLGLLKQIYDTMLSICDLSKIVYK
- a CDS encoding helix-turn-helix transcriptional regulator produces the protein MTIIQLNDRQLKIIDIVKENEPITSEAIAAHLNVTRATLRSDLAILTMTGILDARPKVGYFYSGVSELNLIGNNIKDKKVRDIMSLPVLVKKDMSIYEVIVNMFLSDVGSIFIIDNDDILCGVVSRKDLLKATIGASDINHMPIGMIMTRMPNIVTINQDEDIVLAAKKIIEHEVDSIPVVERDENNKNNLRVVGRISKTNITKFFLELADN
- a CDS encoding pyruvate, water dikinase regulatory protein, which encodes MKNLIIYVISDSVGETAQQVTKAAISQFKISEECEIRRFPYVMDENFLLEILEGGKSEDAIIVYTLVDENLLNVTKKFCEKENLSNIDLMTPILKEIANKTQMKPKREPGIIRKLDESYFKRVEAIEFAVKYDDGKDPRGILKSDIVLVGISRTSKTPLSMYLANKNIKVANVPLVPEIPIPKEVFEIDNKKIIGLTNTPEKLNQIRAERLKALGLSSNANYANLDRILQELDYSEQVMKKIGCPVIDVSSKAIEETAGIILDIIKENGLNIYKDSDR